The following coding sequences lie in one Rothia sp. SD9660Na genomic window:
- a CDS encoding DUF5403 family protein has product MAQVFKSTGDELARFVSTTEAFDSEADKVHARVRSEAAKISETGEYLDSIGIDAFPGRKGVIDRVIYSDDDGALAIEFGRKTKDGGFEPGKHVFAKAMWN; this is encoded by the coding sequence ATGGCACAGGTCTTTAAATCAACCGGCGACGAGCTAGCCCGATTCGTCTCCACCACCGAAGCTTTCGACTCAGAGGCAGATAAGGTTCACGCTCGAGTCCGGTCAGAAGCCGCTAAAATCTCCGAAACCGGCGAATACCTTGACTCTATTGGCATTGATGCTTTCCCTGGACGCAAAGGCGTCATCGACCGCGTCATCTACTCCGATGATGATGGGGCGCTCGCTATCGAGTTCGGTCGTAAGACTAAAGACGGCGGTTTTGAACCAGGTAAACACGTCTTTGCGAAAGCGATGTGGAACTGA
- a CDS encoding Gp19/Gp15/Gp42 family protein: MAVATAQDVETSLMRSLHESEAQYVEKLLNRAENLIKVRIPKLAELCSASPSFMDLLTQVEAEAVARVFRAENSGIYTSESEDGYSYRLNLKVASGLLDILPEEWARLMGNGGFRSVAPQSDGYARARLRGQRPDLNFQFGWPGKTLLSEEL, translated from the coding sequence ATGGCGGTAGCGACAGCACAGGACGTGGAGACCTCCCTGATGAGAAGCCTGCACGAAAGCGAAGCACAGTACGTCGAAAAACTGCTGAATAGGGCTGAGAACCTCATCAAGGTCCGCATCCCTAAACTTGCTGAACTCTGCAGCGCGTCACCAAGCTTCATGGATCTGCTGACCCAGGTGGAAGCAGAAGCTGTAGCCCGCGTTTTTCGCGCAGAAAACTCAGGTATTTACACCTCCGAGTCCGAGGATGGCTACTCCTACCGGCTCAACCTCAAGGTTGCTTCTGGCCTGCTCGATATCCTCCCTGAGGAATGGGCGCGGCTCATGGGTAACGGTGGCTTCCGGTCGGTGGCCCCACAGTCTGATGGGTATGCCCGTGCCAGGTTGCGCGGGCAACGCCCTGACCTGAACTTCCAGTTCGGCTGGCCAGGGAAAACCCTTTTATCTGAGGAGCTCTAG
- a CDS encoding phage major capsid protein — protein sequence MAATTLSSLESSGILPKPMAQEIIKKVNEESVVQKLAGTMPMSITGASVAVQTGQAQAGIVGEGEAKPVTNAGVAVKNIKPIKAAAIVYWSKEARLANPLGYLDFLQEQLTGAITRAFDLALLHGKNAINGQTISGVEHVNQTTNRVELGTAAKDAGGLATDLLAGYDLVTGSDKDFDFTGFAADKVFRSKLLGAVDVQGRPIYSNPLNFKDDLGTAFGLPVAYGKAVSGKIGAAEDTKVRAFGGDFTNNLKYGFAENISFSRTDVATIVDNGQTVNLWQNNMEAFLVEAIFGWVITDKDAFVAYEDKA from the coding sequence ATGGCTGCAACCACTCTTTCTTCCCTCGAATCAAGCGGTATCCTGCCTAAGCCTATGGCGCAGGAAATCATCAAGAAGGTCAACGAGGAATCTGTTGTTCAGAAGCTCGCTGGCACCATGCCCATGTCTATCACCGGTGCGTCCGTTGCGGTACAGACTGGGCAGGCACAGGCAGGTATCGTCGGTGAAGGCGAAGCCAAGCCCGTAACCAATGCCGGCGTGGCGGTGAAGAACATCAAGCCAATCAAGGCCGCTGCCATCGTCTACTGGTCTAAGGAAGCTCGCCTGGCTAACCCCCTGGGCTATCTGGACTTCCTTCAGGAACAGCTCACCGGCGCCATCACCCGTGCCTTCGACCTGGCCTTACTGCACGGCAAGAACGCCATCAACGGCCAGACCATCTCCGGCGTTGAGCACGTCAACCAGACCACCAACCGCGTGGAGCTGGGCACCGCGGCAAAGGACGCCGGCGGCCTAGCCACCGACCTACTGGCCGGCTACGATCTGGTCACCGGAAGCGACAAGGACTTCGACTTCACCGGTTTCGCTGCCGATAAGGTTTTCCGCTCCAAGCTCCTTGGAGCTGTGGACGTTCAGGGCCGCCCGATTTACTCCAATCCACTGAACTTCAAGGACGACCTGGGCACCGCCTTCGGCCTGCCCGTCGCCTACGGCAAGGCAGTTTCCGGCAAGATCGGCGCAGCAGAAGACACCAAGGTCCGTGCCTTCGGCGGCGACTTCACCAACAACCTCAAGTACGGTTTCGCCGAAAACATCTCCTTCTCCCGCACCGATGTGGCCACCATCGTCGATAACGGCCAGACCGTCAACCTCTGGCAGAACAACATGGAAGCTTTCCTTGTCGAGGCTATCTTCGGATGGGTCATCACCGACAAGGACGCCTTCGTCGCTTACGAGGACAAGGCCTAA
- a CDS encoding DUF4355 domain-containing protein, with protein sequence MEKMPWEREGETFDADRAKTLLLNLRAEKENYQAKLAAKTSELEALTSERDELKSQLETAQATTKELEEQAQQAAGELSALTLLRTKEQVLTRKGLPTDLADLLTGEDEEVLEAAADRLAGLRGPNSGRPGTPMPPDPAQLGEPATDPREEYAEALFGQ encoded by the coding sequence ATGGAAAAGATGCCTTGGGAACGCGAAGGCGAAACCTTCGACGCCGACCGCGCCAAAACCCTACTGCTGAATCTTCGAGCAGAAAAGGAAAACTACCAGGCCAAGCTAGCGGCCAAGACCAGCGAGCTTGAAGCCCTCACCTCTGAGCGCGACGAGCTCAAGAGCCAACTCGAAACCGCCCAAGCCACCACCAAGGAGCTGGAAGAGCAGGCCCAGCAGGCAGCAGGAGAACTCTCCGCCCTCACCCTGCTGCGAACCAAGGAACAGGTTCTCACCCGTAAGGGTCTGCCCACAGACCTTGCCGACCTGCTCACCGGAGAGGACGAAGAAGTGCTCGAAGCGGCAGCAGACCGGCTGGCAGGCCTGCGTGGGCCTAACTCCGGGCGTCCTGGCACCCCAATGCCACCTGACCCTGCTCAGCTTGGAGAACCTGCTACTGACCCTCGCGAGGAATACGCAGAAGCTCTCTTCGGCCAGTAA
- a CDS encoding phage portal protein produces MSHDVMLQLAGTPHKFNIYENYYAGEVNLQQLGISLPPEARVLEMSVMWPKLAIDVLVESLVLEGFTVGSGAAPGEIHRIFQANNFDTKWPLAMTEALVQRRSFVVVGGGVDPTTPLISVHSPKGFVVRRDHFGRVVEALRRYKNGTDEYTAHYLPGVTTWRKLINGKWVVLDSQQTGLTRVPIVELTNRVRAGGDGYSELEAIADICDAASRSLINLQVAQEMLSMPLRYFFGEGADDEKIDQFGNAVSKLDVYWGHLITGPAGSSAGSLDGASLEPIISAFKLYAQQVSAMTGIPPFMLGITADSNPTSAEAMQVAKDRLVTRAMQKQNLFGDAAEDIARLCLEAAGHSTDGLETLEARWRDPSVASPAARNAQILQAQAQGIITKETAREFLGLSPEQLARENIYDTNSRAVLGQ; encoded by the coding sequence ATGAGCCATGATGTCATGCTTCAGTTGGCAGGGACCCCTCATAAGTTCAATATCTATGAGAACTACTACGCCGGTGAGGTAAACCTGCAACAGCTGGGTATTTCTCTGCCGCCCGAGGCGAGAGTGCTTGAAATGTCGGTGATGTGGCCCAAGCTGGCTATCGATGTCCTGGTTGAGTCACTGGTGCTTGAAGGGTTTACTGTTGGGTCAGGTGCTGCGCCTGGCGAGATTCACCGTATCTTCCAGGCCAATAACTTTGATACTAAGTGGCCCCTGGCTATGACTGAGGCTCTAGTGCAGCGCCGCTCGTTTGTAGTGGTTGGTGGTGGAGTAGACCCCACCACGCCCCTGATTAGTGTTCACTCCCCCAAGGGGTTTGTTGTGCGTCGAGATCACTTCGGCCGGGTTGTAGAAGCCCTGCGTAGGTACAAGAACGGCACTGATGAATACACAGCGCACTATCTGCCTGGAGTAACGACATGGCGCAAGCTCATCAATGGTAAGTGGGTCGTACTCGATTCCCAACAAACAGGGCTGACCCGCGTCCCTATCGTTGAGCTTACTAACCGCGTTCGGGCCGGTGGCGATGGGTACTCGGAACTTGAAGCTATAGCAGATATTTGTGACGCGGCGTCCCGCTCCCTCATCAACTTGCAGGTGGCTCAGGAAATGCTCTCGATGCCCTTGCGCTACTTCTTCGGTGAAGGAGCTGATGATGAAAAGATTGACCAGTTCGGTAATGCTGTCTCCAAGCTTGATGTCTACTGGGGGCACCTGATTACTGGGCCTGCAGGATCGTCGGCGGGATCCCTAGACGGCGCAAGCCTTGAGCCGATTATCTCTGCCTTCAAGCTCTACGCACAGCAGGTCTCAGCTATGACCGGCATTCCTCCGTTCATGCTGGGAATTACGGCTGATTCAAACCCAACAAGTGCTGAGGCTATGCAGGTAGCTAAGGACCGGCTGGTGACCCGTGCAATGCAGAAGCAGAATCTTTTTGGGGACGCCGCTGAGGATATCGCCCGCCTCTGCCTGGAGGCTGCAGGGCACAGTACCGATGGGCTTGAGACCCTAGAAGCGCGGTGGCGTGACCCGTCGGTTGCGTCTCCTGCGGCGCGTAACGCTCAGATACTGCAAGCTCAAGCGCAAGGGATTATCACCAAGGAAACTGCCCGTGAGTTCTTGGGCCTATCCCCAGAACAGCTTGCACGAGAGAACATCTACGACACCAACTCTAGGGCTGTTCTCGGGCAATAA
- a CDS encoding terminase large subunit — protein sequence MTNLQISELRGAQTPRVELTPLFNTSAGDDAVDLAAAAGLVLDPWQEHVLRGSLGETSDGRWVAFECGLVVPRQNGKGSILEARELAGLFLFGEKTIVHTAHLFSTAMEHRQRMESLICDSPLVEYLKGYAGSKDPKRIPGVKNGGTDVSFTLENGNRLKFLARKGGSGRGFTGDVVVLDEAYDLPDSTVASLMPTMGSRSLLGSPQIWYASSAGMPDSDVLRRIRERALSPGEDDNRLYYAEWSVEENADPDDPLSWAQANPSLGIRMSEQYVADERRTMGDEEFKRERLGIWAKIGGSSAVPPQMWDACLDEESDPAAEVAFGVDVSPLRDVATISAASVLEDGRVHVEIIDRRAGTAWVADRIEELQKRWKPVAIVFDAASQTAPVVAEKPRLKRFLTGLDARTYAQSCGDFFDAITQSKIAHTGQEELDKAVEACRRSKGGQDLWRWSKHDSTKDITPLVAATLAHHGAVNAERTKSSRKWVVYR from the coding sequence TTGACCAACTTGCAAATAAGCGAGCTGAGAGGCGCGCAAACGCCGCGGGTTGAGCTCACTCCCCTTTTCAATACCTCTGCTGGTGATGACGCCGTCGATCTAGCCGCAGCAGCTGGTCTTGTTCTTGACCCGTGGCAGGAGCATGTGCTTCGGGGGTCCTTGGGTGAAACTAGCGATGGCCGCTGGGTAGCTTTTGAATGTGGGTTAGTAGTGCCCCGCCAGAACGGAAAAGGCTCAATTCTTGAAGCTCGGGAACTAGCCGGTCTTTTTCTGTTCGGCGAAAAAACAATTGTGCATACAGCGCATCTGTTCAGCACGGCGATGGAACATCGGCAACGTATGGAGAGCCTTATCTGCGATTCTCCATTGGTTGAGTACCTAAAAGGGTATGCAGGTTCTAAAGACCCGAAACGGATCCCTGGAGTAAAAAACGGCGGCACCGACGTCAGCTTCACTCTAGAAAACGGAAACCGGCTCAAGTTTCTAGCTCGCAAAGGCGGTTCTGGCCGTGGTTTCACCGGAGATGTAGTTGTCCTAGACGAGGCCTACGACCTCCCAGACTCAACAGTAGCTTCACTCATGCCGACTATGGGTTCGCGCTCGCTGTTGGGGTCGCCCCAAATCTGGTATGCCTCGTCAGCTGGCATGCCCGATTCAGATGTTCTGCGTCGTATTCGTGAAAGGGCTTTGAGCCCTGGTGAGGACGACAACCGTCTGTACTATGCAGAGTGGTCTGTGGAAGAGAATGCCGACCCTGATGACCCTCTCTCCTGGGCACAGGCTAATCCCTCGCTGGGGATACGCATGTCTGAACAGTATGTAGCTGATGAGCGCAGGACGATGGGTGACGAAGAGTTCAAACGTGAGCGTTTGGGTATCTGGGCCAAAATTGGTGGTTCATCTGCTGTCCCTCCCCAGATGTGGGACGCCTGTCTAGATGAAGAGTCTGATCCGGCTGCTGAGGTTGCTTTCGGCGTTGATGTATCGCCTTTGCGTGATGTAGCCACGATTTCGGCAGCGTCTGTGCTGGAAGATGGGCGCGTCCATGTTGAGATTATCGACCGCCGGGCGGGGACAGCCTGGGTTGCAGACCGTATTGAAGAGCTGCAGAAGCGGTGGAAGCCTGTCGCAATTGTATTTGACGCAGCTTCCCAAACCGCCCCGGTCGTCGCGGAGAAGCCGCGGTTGAAACGGTTTCTGACGGGGCTTGATGCTAGAACCTATGCCCAGTCTTGCGGTGATTTCTTCGACGCAATTACTCAATCCAAGATTGCCCATACGGGGCAAGAAGAGCTAGATAAGGCTGTGGAGGCTTGCCGCCGCTCAAAGGGTGGGCAAGATCTTTGGCGCTGGTCTAAGCACGATAGCACCAAAGATATTACTCCCCTGGTAGCTGCAACCTTGGCGCATCACGGTGCCGTAAACGCTGAAAGAACCAAGTCAAGTAGAAAGTGGGTGGTCTACAGATGA